Within Spinacia oleracea cultivar Varoflay chromosome 4, BTI_SOV_V1, whole genome shotgun sequence, the genomic segment AGTGAGTTGAATCAAGAAAGAGCAAAAAAGAGAATTTCAACCTACCGAGGAGGTCGAAAGGGATACGTGTACTATGAAGAAGAGATTGTATGTTTAGAATGATCGATCACAAATCACCTAACAATATAAGACttatattatgttctttttatcatTAATAATCATGTATTGGTGGGCTGATGAACTTCAGAAACAAGAAGTCCAAGTCAAAGATATACCTCGAAATTTGGTTTGGATAAGAGCTAACTCTATACAAGAAGATGGTGTGATAACCTTTGACAATCCTGTTGACTTGGAAATAGCTCAAGCAATTGTGAGAACAtgtttatatttaaattaaataactcattttcctataacaattaTGTTAACTTTATTTGGTTTCTTATTGTTAATCTCAGAAAGTATTAGAGGCTCAACAAATCCGAGGAGAAATAGATGCCACGGGTCGAAATGATATCCTATCAAGAGCATTAAAGACTCCCGAACATGGTGGTAGTGTTAGGGGCGTAGGGTCGGGTGTTACAAATAAGCAGTACTTTGGGTACAACAAACCAACACCACCAAGTCAAATGCGTCGCGAACTCAATGGTGTCAAATCAGAGTTAGCAACTGTGAAAAACACTCAgactttattgttgaattacttaatgTCTGTTGGTCAGGTCAACCAAGAACAATTGAAACAATTTGGTTTTTCAAATGATAACCAAGTTAGCCATCGTTCTGAAAAAGAAGGTACAATTGAACAAGGACTTCAAGGTGCCCATTTCCAACTTGCCTCGAAACAAAATAAGTTTCAACAACAAGAAGTTCAAACTGAGATGTACCATGAGCCTGTGAATGAATATTTGCATGATCCCAACCAATTAAACACAACTGATCAAGGAATTCAAGGTGCCCACTTCCAACTTGCCTCAAAACACAAAAAAGTTCAAGACCGAGAGATTCAAGTTGAGCCGTACCATGTTTCTTGGCCTGAACCCGAGAAAGGAAACGTGGCTGAAGATGAGTATATATTTTGTAATGAACAAGTCAAGAGTGATCATCCATTTCCCCAGGTAACATTAATTCTATCATGTCTTTCCTATTTTTTTTGAGTCAGTGATAAACCAGACCAGAACCTGCTCATCCGCTTTCTCTGGTCTGCTCATTAACTTTCTTTGGTCTTCTCATTCACATTCTTTGGTCTGCTAATTCACTTTCTGTTAACTGTTATCTGCTAATTCACTTTCTGTTATCTGTTTCTGTTTCAACTGTTCACACTGCTTATTTCTGTTTCATTGTTATCTGCACAACTTTATTTCTGTTTCATTGTTATTTGCACAACTGTTAACTGCTTATTTCTGTTTCATTATCAAACTTGCTAGCTGCCAACTCTTAATGATCTGGACATACGCAAACAACACAACTAAGGAAATCTCTAAGTTAGCTATGTGGGATTCAAACTCCACTGTCTGGTGAAAACATTAACACTTAAATTAACCACACCTGAATAACTTCTGTCTATAGAAAGGATGTCCAGGGTACGCAGATAGTAAATAAAAGGCTCTTGACCACTAGACAGATTAGAATCACAGATTCAcaggaaaaaaagaaaagattggaAGCAGCAGTACAAGTAAACTACTATATCTGGACAGTGAGGCTCACAACTAAACTATTCTAACAGCGGTTACAAACAATTACTTCAAGTGAGAAATTCTAAGCCACATACCtcttctttatattttcgaCAGGCATCTTGTTGTTAACTCCCACAATATCATAAGGACTATCTGACTTCCCTGCCATTATTCTAGTAACCTGGTACAACAAATTGCACTGTGATAAGTTTGATGATCAATGAAAATATTCTGAACTAAGCTTATGTATTCTGAACTAATTCAAGATTTGACACAAAGTACTCGGTCTTCTAACTGCTCATTTGCTTTTTCTGGTTTATTCTCGTTAATTCAAGATATGTTTTCCTTCTAAAGTGTTGATTAATATTGAGCGCCTCTATGACTAGGGTGttgacagtttttgttccttgGCGATTGAGAATGACCAAGGCGTCCAAATAGTTGCAATTGGAACAGTGTATGTTGTGAAGGAAGGGGAAGTGGTCAAGAATCATTTTAAACCCGTGCCTAGTGGTCATTATCGAGTTTGTATTAAAGAAGATATCAACTCAAGTGCACCTTTGCCATGTCCCGAAGGGGAAACAAAATACGTTTGTCAAGGCCGGAATAGATTTTTTATTTGGCCTGCACATTTGGTTTTTCCGATAAAGAAGGTATATTGCCGAAATTTATGTGTTTTATCTTACGATTATctatatataatattttattcGGCCTATAATTTGTacatactttttcatatatgtTTTGTGTTATTGTATAACAAGGCTGATAAGAAAGTCACAGAGGAATTCACGACACCATCTCCACGCTCGCCATCATCACAATCATCATCCACTCGGAGGTATACGATCACTCCTGAAGATAGGTTAAAGTTGACGTCTAGTTTGATTAATGTTTTCAAGGATGTAGCTATTGGAATGAAAAAGCGCGGAGAAGTCAAATCCTTCATAATTCCGGCTAGAGTGTTTCAAAATGAGCAAAGTATTAACCTTGATTATGAAGACATGCTTGATTGGTGCTTCCAAAGAGAGATAAGATCATCtcatttttctattttaatGATGTAAGTGTGTTGTACCCTTTAGCATTTCAAGTAAATGTATATATTGCTTTTCGAAAAatgatgttaatttttttttaatttgcaaGGCATCTGAGTGAGATGGTTCAAGCACAAGGTATCTCTGGGCTATATGGATTATGTGACTGCAAGTATCTATCCCAGCTAACATATGTGAAAAAAGAGGATGATCGATGTGACTATTTACCTAGGGTCTTTGCGTGCAATGATGGGAAAAATGTGAAACAAATATTCTTCGTGCCTTATATTGAGGAGTATGTCATTTGATTAAATACTTGTACTAACTTTTAAATCAATATTGTGCAAAAACAACCTCTAAAATCCAAAGTATATgaaattatttatgttttatatGTGTAGTCAGGAGTGGATGTTAGTTGTTATTTGTCCATGGGTTGCATTGGTGCAATGGCTAGATCCGTCTGGAGCACAAACTGAACCTCCTAGATTTGCTCAAACAATAATCAACAGGTATGTTGTGCTAAATTACTTACTTTGTCATATATTCTTCCTATCGTAACTAAACCTTTTACAAATCATCAAATTTAGCAAGGTACACCGAAAAGACATCACGAAAATAAAGACGAATCCTTTCATTATGTGGAAACAAATAGAGGTATTTACAATTTTGTAACACTATACATAGTTCGTTAATAAATTGTGTTATTGGGTGCTTAATTGATTTAATCTCTTTTGTGTAATAGTGCCCTCGTCAACCTCTAGGCTCCAAGGATAGTGGATATTATGTCTGCCGCTTCATGATCGAGACAATAGAGTCCAGACATATGATCATTCCTGACAAGGTACTTCTTCCGCTGCATGATTGTGTCTTTGAGCTGCTGGTTGTATTTCTTCTGCTGCTGCATGCATGATTTTGTGATGATTCTGTTGTAGCGTATGTCCCTTCCTTCCTTCTTTTGGTATAAGTAATACATGACTGATCGAGACCTAGAATGTCTAATTGCTGGTTGGTTCCTTACTTGTCTTATATGACTTAGTTTAGAATTAGTAGTTCTCTTTACTTCTATAGTAGCTAACATATCCCCAATAGTCAGTTGTGGTTTCAAACTGAGTTTCTTTTGTTCATATCATATTTTAGCTAACATATCCCCAACAGTCAGTTTTGGTAATTTTGTGTCTATTAGAATAGTAGTCAGTCGTGTATATCCCCAGAACATTAATCATTCAAGGCAacgaaacaaagaaaaaagatGAATGCTAAAAGCCAATGCAAGCAAGATTTGGATTGTTGTACTGGTACTTCTAATAAAAGGCAATACAACAATCCGAATCTTGCTTTGTATTACTAATCTCCTTTTAGTGTTTGTATTGAGTGATATATCTGAAACCTCTAACGGGGCATTTGTATTACTGAATCAAATCAAGGCCCGCTAAGGTTGTTAATTGTATCATCCAGCATCAAGTCTAAACGGGTTCTGCCCAGCTTCCCCTTGCATATTGCCTTCGCCACTGCACTGCAACTCAACTTTAAATAAGCATGTCTGTTAGCTACTCACAGGCCAAAGCGAGCAGCCATCGCTTCCCCAAGTCTTGCATCCCAGGTTGTCTCATGTCGTCTCACCCCAAAGCCAACACCACCCCTTCACTCGACCTCACCACAGCCCCCAGCCCCACCCTTCCTCCAGCAAACACTACAGCATCTACACTCACCTTCACATGCCCATATTCTGGGCTACACCACCCTGCCCTTAACGTTACACCATTCAGATGCCTTGCCTTGCCAAACACCGCACTGGCATAGATTTTGCTGCAGGGTAGTTGTTGACAGTGTTTCAAATGAGGGTAATAAAAATGGGTATAACTTCTATTGCAGTGTGTGGAAATCAGTGCGTTGTGTGAAAAATGGATTAAAATTTACAATTGTAGCTTAATTGTGTTCATGTGATTGTCTaaaaaattggttttggtgGTTCAAGTGGGATCTCCTGTGATTGTCAAAcctagaaaagaaaaagaaaaactgaATTTTAAACTGATCAGAAAGAGTAATCTAGAATCAGTAATATTATTATGCGATGGATAACTTGGTTAGATGTACTGGTCAGAATTGTTGCAGTTCGAAGGTGATGCTAATCTCCTTGCATGCTTAGGTTTTGGTGCTAGTTAGGaaaattctctctcttcttATTTTTAATACGTGAGAGAAGTTGATCTCAAGATCTAAGTTTGGCTTTATGTATGTGGCAGAACTGTAAACAAGTATTACTATAAGCTGCACTATATGTGCCCAGCTAGATGAGTAGTACAGGTGTGGGTAGTCGGAGTTTGTGTCTTTTTTGCTTCTTACTGGTATATTTCTAGCTTAGGTATAATTAAGTGGTAACTGAACTTAACAAGTTAACAGAGCTGGATGCTTCAGAAGATAAGACTCTTCCTTGCGCTCTTCGCCATACAATCAGCCACCTTGTTGGTAAGCCGAGCTTCAAAGATCAGGGTGGTGTTCTGTAGTGCATCAAGCTGTGCCCTGCATTCATCAATGATTGGTTTATGCCTCGAATTACAACCAGAAACATTGGTTAGCTCATTAAAAACAGCTACACAATCTGTGGAGATTATACAATGAGACCAATTATATTCTTCTACCCATGATAGAACCTCTTTTATGCCCAAATACTCAGCCATAAGCGCATCATTCACATAGCAAACCATGGTTGTtaagttttttttgttattcACGATTCATTCGCATAGCAAACCATGCCGATTGATGTGCTTGACTCTCTTTGTTATTACAGGTATAAGCTAGTTTCACTGCAATCCAAGATATAAGAGGTCCATATACACCTCTGTCAGGAGAGCTTGTAGTTCCTCTTCCAGCCCAGTATAAGTAAATCTCAAGAGTGCTCCCACTTACATTGATATCAAACTCCTTAACTACCGCCTTGCCTGCCCTTCCAACTTCACTTTCAACATTAAAGTCCTTAAGCTTTACATGCATTCCCCTATTCGACCCCCAAAAAAACAAGaaacatattaattaatatatgaattaaaattCAGAGTGATGGACAATTGAATAATCTGTAGAATTGATGGACAATGAATAATCTGTAGAATTGTGGAAGCATGACGCAGGATGataaaattcagattttttctcttttgttgTTGGTGACATGATACATGAGCTAGCAGGTGCTTGGTGTGCGTTCATTTGACCCTGGAATCTGTTTTATTTCACTTGTTGCTTGTTTGGACTGTCCAAGTATATGTCTAGTAGTTGTTTAGTTGATGGATCTGTTATCTTCAGATGCGTTGATATCCATGTTTGATTTGTACTAAGCTGAATATTAAGTTGTACCCCCCTCCCCCAGTTTCTTCCGTTCAAGAGTGTCAAGGTTTACCAGAACCATGGTTGATAATACTATACATATTATCGGCCCTCATTTTGTGTTTGCATGCCATTGAGTGTTGCACCCACTGTTACCTACTTCACATTGTACATTTAGCTCTAAATTATGACTAATATTGTATATTAACTTATATTTTACTTTGTCTTGTAGTATTTTAATAAAGCTCCTCCCACGTATTCTCAAAAACTGATTAACAAGCTAAGGGAGACGTGGATCTCATATGTTACCGGATATTACCAACCAAATaacgatgaagatgatgatgatctaTATTTGTGAGTTGGACTAGCTCAACGGATGATTAGTTAACaaactactttttttttttttttttttgacattagAATGgtctttgattttcttttggttttattATATATGAATCATTTTGTCAATGAATAATAGGATTTTTTATTGAATGAAAGGATTTAtggatgaattttttttatatatgaaTATATGTTACCTTTTGGTAGATTGAGTGATATGATCGAATGTATCTATTTGTATTTGGTGTATGAGGATAATATCCCAAAAAATGGTGACGTGGCAAACAGGTGCTGACGTGGATTATCGtaaatttattaatatatttttaaaaaaacaagcAGGAAATATAGAGCGGTTGCCTATAACAGGCGCTCTATAAGATCATTAAAAACAGGGTACTATACAGAGCGCCTATCTACAGAAGCCGTTACATATGCCAATGTTTATTTAACAGTTACATATGATAGGCGCTCTATATTCCTTCtctatttattgattttaggAAGGGTATATAGAGCGCCTTTCTCAAACAACTTTCATATATTAGCAGACATATAGAACACCCCTTTCAACTGctttataaactttataaagCGCTGAGCAGGAGAGCGCCTCTAAGGCGCTTTATAAAGCCTATTTTAACAGCTCTATATtcctatttttgtagtagtgtgtttcttcgttgggtatccaaaagaaacaaaggagtattacttctacaaaaagtcagacaacaaagtattcgttgctcgtgacggtgtctttttggaaagaaatcatatttccaaattgacaagttggagaataatagacctcgaagagattcgagacgaacaacgaaccaataaatatttagaagcagttcaaggtgatgaacctccaaggtatttagaagagccagtgggattagttcctcaaaacgtcgttgcccctcgtaagtcaaatagaactaaggttcagccggacagatggacaggcgtcctcttgactgaaaacttatacgttctcatattagatagtgatgaacctatgacttacaagcaagatatgatgagccccagctccactaaatggttagaggccagtccatgtctgaaaatcaagtttgggatttggtaggtttgccggatgggttcacacctatcggatgcaaatgggtctttaaattgaagaaagacaaagatggaattgtatacatatacaaagctaaattggtagcaaaaggttacaggcaagttcatggcgttgactacgatgaaaccttttctccagtcgcgatgcttaaggctattcggataatccttgcgattgccgcattTCATGActacgaaatatggcaaatggatgtcaaaattgcCTTCTTAAATGgtattcttgaagagactgtgtttatgacgcagccggagggttttgtagatcaaaagaaccaaggaaaggtatgcaagcttaagaaatccatttatggattaaagcaggcatcaaggagttggaataaacgatttgatgaagcagtcagtgagtttggcttcatcaagaatcaggacgaatcttgtgtatacaagaaggtcagtgggactaaaattgcattcctagtcttgtatgtagatgacatactacttattggaaacgacattcctatgttggagtctgtaaagacttagcttgggaagtgtttctcaatgaaggacttaggagaggcacagtacatattgggcatcacgatctatagggatagatctaagaggatgattggactaagccagagcacttacattgagaaagtgctagctaggttcaatatgatggaagctaagagaggccatctacccatgtcacatggcacatatctaagcaagactcagtgtcccaaaacatctgatgagcgtagaaagatgagtggaatttcatacgcttcggctattggatccatcatgtatgttatgatttgtacaaggccggatgttttgttcgcactcagtgcaacgagaagGTACCAGttagaaccaggtgaggcgcattagactgctgccaagaatatcctaaagtatctgaaaaggactaaggatcagtttctggtctatggtggtgcagatgagttgattgttaagtgCTATATGGACGCAAGCTTACAAACCGACATACATGATTTcaaatcacagtctgggtttgtgttctgccttaatggcagagcagtaagctggaaaagtgctaagcaaagcactgttGCGGaatctacaactgaagccgagtacattgctgcctcggaagcagcaaaggaagctgtttggatttggaagttcatcgaagaacttggggttgtcccctcattaaaggaccaatggctttgtattgcgataatagcggagccatttcccaggcaaaggagcctaggagccaccagaagtccaagcacgtactgaggcgatttcatatacttcgagaaattgttgaaaggaaagaaatcgagatttgcaaggttggaactgacgacaacgtcgcggatccattgactaaaccgttgccacaagcgaagcacaacgcacatgtagcaaccatgggaatcaagcatattggagaatggctttgattttctaagttttgttttagaacatctgttagatctgtgtttaaatcaattggtttaaccatttcatatttatgaaatttattatttcatattcatttaatttggtttagtatttaatgataagtccatgtgattcaaaacacccataagtgaacttgaatattgaagtcacataggatccctaatccaggtcattgaaatgTGGACGACCAAtaactaatgaagattagattgcaaatagatttgtagttcggtttcttgaactagattaaatggatgtcagaatcttttgcatagatacttattggatcttgtatcggattgaccatgagaacactttaagagattaaagtcattgttaggttatgatacatatgacaattcataaatcatgcggaaaaaccataaatccaggaaaacatattatttacacataatcatttagcatagtttagatgcatactctttgttgcgtgccttccctagctgcgcccgaaccgaacaagaacaagtctttaggactccaagtgtcgtccctccgtagatagtccacagcacgtccggatccgccttaagattgaccaactagaatcgcccttaatgtactacttattttcggcactttataggcaattgtgtaattgaattttgctctcaaaaactcactttgaatacttgaattctctatgtaaatatgtgaccctaggcagctatttatagagttatggaaaaggatttggaatcctattaggatactaatttatttaattataatcctactaggactctaattaaataaactaaatcttttaggattagattaatcatatgacaaatcccggcagctttaggattcgagtagcacacaaacacacacgcacgcacagcagcccacgaggggcgccatgcgcgcacgcgcgcagcccgcgagctcgcagcccactgccgcaagctcacacgctgccgcagccttggcgcgcgctgggcctgccttgcggtgggcctggcgcagccttggctggtgcgtttgtggcgcgctggcttgctgggcgatggcccggcttcgtgctgggccttcgtctggcaggcctcgtccgatgctaattcgtacgatacgcttccgattaatttcccgattccggaattcatttccgatgcgaacaatatttaatatttccgattccggaatcaatttccgtttcgaacaaatatttaatatttccgtttccggaattattttccgattccgataatatttccgattctgacaatattttcgtttccggcaatatttccgattccggcaatatttccatttccgataatattttccgatacgtaccatgtttccgtttccggcaacatctacgacttggataatatttatatttccgatacgatccatatttccgtttccggcaatatcatcgtttccggagtattcatttcttgcatgtgacgatctcagctcccactgaaaccaagatccgtcgattccgaatatccatagatggagtatttaatgccattaaatacttgatccgtttacgtactatttgtgtgaccctacgggttcagtcaagagtaagctgtggattaatatcattaattccacttgaactgaagcggcctctagctaggcattcagctcacttgatttcactgaattattaacttgttaattaatactgaaccgcatttattagacttaacattgaatgcatacttggaccaagggcattatttccttcagtctcccacttgtccttagggacaagtgtgcatttcctaattcctttgtcgctcgatgcttgctcttgaacataaggtaagagttgtcatccttattatgtccagaggtgttcctcggtttcagagttcaactgatcaaataaacagataatcatagcctatgattcatccgagcacggccatgcatttcacagtttctagctctccgagtggccttgtacaacttttaagcatctcatcccgatttatgggaggacaatcccaatcttgcgatcttgagattagacttcgtttgataggtgattacctgagcgttgcctttatagcctccttttacggtgcgacggttggtcaacgtcaaagcaaccagttctcaaacaagtaatctcaaatcactcaggtattgaggatttagtgtctaataattttaatgaaatttacttatgacagattttcatctcttacagta encodes:
- the LOC110787807 gene encoding uncharacterized protein isoform X1 → MMQKGFIVPEERRSYVLRRPSIRWRCFKARLWSDFLYDSKNVIIRSPPLLYGWITQNYWDKFIATSTDPKLKELSELNQERAKKRISTYRGGRKGYVYYEEEIKQEVQVKDIPRNLVWIRANSIQEDGVITFDNPVDLEIAQAIKVLEAQQIRGEIDATGRNDILSRALKTPEHGGSVRGVGSGVTNKQYFGYNKPTPPSQMRRELNGVKSELATVKNTQTLLLNYLMSVGQVNQEQLKQFGFSNDNQVSHRSEKEGTIEQGLQGAHFQLASKQNKFQQQEVQTEMYHEPVNEYLHDPNQLNTTDQGIQGAHFQLASKHKKVQDREIQVEPYHVSWPEPEKGNVAEDEYIFCNEQVKSDHPFPQGVDSFCSLAIENDQGVQIVAIGTVYVVKEGEVVKNHFKPVPSGHYRVCIKEDINSSAPLPCPEGETKYVCQGRNRFFIWPAHLVFPIKKADKKVTEEFTTPSPRSPSSQSSSTRRYTITPEDRLKLTSSLINVFKDVAIGMKKRGEVKSFIIPARVFQNEQSINLDYEDMLDWCFQREIRSSHFSILMMHLSEMVQAQGISGLYGLCDCKYLSQLTYVKKEDDRCDYLPRVFACNDGKNVKQIFFVPYIEDQEWMLVVICPWVALVQWLDPSGAQTEPPRFAQTIINSKVHRKDITKIKTNPFIMWKQIECPRQPLGSKDSGYYVCRFMIETIESRHMIIPDKYFNKAPPTYSQKLINKLRETWISYVTGYYQPNNDEDDDDLYL
- the LOC110787807 gene encoding uncharacterized protein isoform X2 is translated as MFSIILVFMGLFGMNSVYSFSFCDSTHCQTATLMLSASVLLQELSELNQERAKKRISTYRGGRKGYVYYEEEIKQEVQVKDIPRNLVWIRANSIQEDGVITFDNPVDLEIAQAIKVLEAQQIRGEIDATGRNDILSRALKTPEHGGSVRGVGSGVTNKQYFGYNKPTPPSQMRRELNGVKSELATVKNTQTLLLNYLMSVGQVNQEQLKQFGFSNDNQVSHRSEKEGTIEQGLQGAHFQLASKQNKFQQQEVQTEMYHEPVNEYLHDPNQLNTTDQGIQGAHFQLASKHKKVQDREIQVEPYHVSWPEPEKGNVAEDEYIFCNEQVKSDHPFPQGVDSFCSLAIENDQGVQIVAIGTVYVVKEGEVVKNHFKPVPSGHYRVCIKEDINSSAPLPCPEGETKYVCQGRNRFFIWPAHLVFPIKKADKKVTEEFTTPSPRSPSSQSSSTRRYTITPEDRLKLTSSLINVFKDVAIGMKKRGEVKSFIIPARVFQNEQSINLDYEDMLDWCFQREIRSSHFSILMMHLSEMVQAQGISGLYGLCDCKYLSQLTYVKKEDDRCDYLPRVFACNDGKNVKQIFFVPYIEDQEWMLVVICPWVALVQWLDPSGAQTEPPRFAQTIINSKVHRKDITKIKTNPFIMWKQIECPRQPLGSKDSGYYVCRFMIETIESRHMIIPDKYFNKAPPTYSQKLINKLRETWISYVTGYYQPNNDEDDDDLYL